In Mustelus asterias chromosome 20, sMusAst1.hap1.1, whole genome shotgun sequence, a single genomic region encodes these proteins:
- the slc32a1 gene encoding vesicular inhibitory amino acid transporter — protein MATLIKNKLSNVATSVSNKSQAKVSGVFARMGFQAATDEEAVGFAQCDDLDYEHRQGLQMDILKTEEVAGEAQPATEGDSHYQRDGTGLPPSTSKDGEPCVELAAQGKPKITAWEAGWNVTNAIQGMFVLGLPYAILHGGYLGLFLIIFAAVVCCYTGKILIACLYDENEDGELVRVRDSYVDIANACCAPRFPKLGGRVVNVAQIIELIMTCVLYVVVSGNLMYNSFPNLPISQKSWSIVATAVLLPCAFLKNLKAVSKFSLLCTLAHFVINVLVIAYCLSRARDWAWDKVKFYIDVKKFPISIGIIVFSYTSQIFLPSLEGNMKSPKEFHSMMNWTHIAACILKGLFALVAYLTWADETKEVITDNLPSTIRAVVNVFLVAKALLSYPLPFFAAVEVLEKSLFQEGRIAMFTNCYGIDGKLKSWGLLLRCVLVVLTLLMAMYIPHFALLMGLTGSLTGAGLCFLLPSLFHLKLLWRKLQWHHVFFDVSIFVIGSICSVSGFIHSLEGLIEAFDTNTSD, from the exons ATGGCGACCCTCATAAAAAACAAGCTTTCCAATGTTGCCACTTCGGTCTCGAACAAATCTCAGGCGAAAGTTAGCGGCGTGTTCGCCAGGATGGGCTTTCAGGCGGCGACCGACGAGGAAGCGGTGGGTTTTGCACAGTGCGATGACTTGGACTACGAGCACCGGCAGGGGCTGCAGATGGACATCCTCAAGACCGAGGAGGTGGCCGGCGAGGCACAGCCGGCCACCGAGGGCGACAGTCACTACCAGCGGGACGGCACCGGGctgcctccctccacctccaaaGACGGGGAGCCGTGCGTCGAGTTAGCGGCTCAGGGGAAGCCGAAAATCACCGCCTGGGAGGCGGGCTGGAATGTGACTAACGCCATCCAG GGTATGTTCGTCCTGGGTTTGCCCTATGCCATCCTGCACGGAGGGTATCTCGGACTCTTTTTAATCATTTTCGCTGCTGTGGTCTGTTGCTACACGGGGAAGATTCTGATCGCTTGTCTGTACGATGAAAACGAAGACGGCGAGCTGGTGAGAGTAAGGGACTCCTATGTAGACATTGCCAATGCCTGCTGCGCCCCCCGCTTTCCCAAGCTGGGCGGccgggtcgtgaatgtagcccagatcATTGAGTTGATAATGACCTGCGTTTTGTATGTGGTGGTAAGCGGCAACCTGATGTATAACAGTTTCCCGAATCTGCCCATCTCTCAAAAGTCGTGGTCTATTGTGGCCACCGCGGTGTTATTACCTTGCGCGTTCCTGAAAAATCTCAAAGCAGTGTCCAAGTTTAGCTTGCTCTGCACTCTGGCTCATTTCGTAATCAACGTCCTAGTGATCGCCTACTGTCTGTCTCGAGCCCGGGACTGGGCCTGGGACAAAGTCAAATTCTACATTGATGTCAAAAAATTCCCAATTTCCATCGGCATTATCGTTTTTAGCTACACCTCACAGATTTTCCTGCCATCGTTGGAGGGCAACATGAAAAGCCCCAAAGAATTCCACAGCATGATGAACTGGACTCATATAGCGGCCTGTATACTGAAGGGACTGTTTGCCTTGGTAGCTTACCTGACCTGGGCGGATGAGACAAAAGAGGTTATCACAGATAACCTCCCCTCTACTATCAGGGCAGTGGTCAACGTTTTCCTAGTGGCCAAAGCCTTGCTCTCCTATCCCCTGCCATTCTTCGCAGCTGTAGAAGTCTTAGAGAAGTCCCTTTTCCAAGAGGGGAGGATTGCAATGTTTACTAATTGCTATGGGATAGATGGTAAACTCAAATCATGGGGCTTATTGTTAAGGTGTGTTCTTGTGGTCCTGACTCTATTGATGGCCATGTATATCCCCCACTTCGCTCTGTTAATGGGCCTGACTGGGAGCCTCACGGGTGCCGGCCTCTGTTTTCTGCTCCCAAGTCTCTTCCACCTCAAACTCTTGTGGCGAAAACTGCAGTGGCATCATGTCTTTTTCGATGTCTCCATATTTGTCATAGGTTCTATATGCAGCGTCTCCGGGTTCATCCACTCGCTAGAGGGACTAATTGAGGCTTTCGATACCAACACAAGCGACTGA